Proteins encoded within one genomic window of Epinephelus lanceolatus isolate andai-2023 chromosome 9, ASM4190304v1, whole genome shotgun sequence:
- the LOC117252942 gene encoding uncharacterized protein LOC117252942 has product MKSCLVFLVTCVTLISLCHGTPLTSLEASGDEAELELLFPTSFSTRAPFHISATTGAPTLTNTITTTMIRLKDFVLTRVVDFLQENLLIIIVVTSLLIVMVFIICCASAMSHKRKLEAYKPPPHPNRKYMADKTGGRKNSGDLQERPYAVDHVKRVQTQSMASPKNLRVPSKALVGERGRDVRSSPRQEVRNVRAAEEVEKRREEPRHKEQLKYREEERSSPSTSSAHPVCTCHMKKGHH; this is encoded by the coding sequence ATGAAGTCCTGTCTGGTTTTTCTCGTCACCTGTGTGACCCTGATCTCGCTGTGTCATGGCACCCCTCTCACATCCCTGGAAGCCAGCGGTGATGAAGCAGAGCTGGAGCTCCTTTTTCCAACCTCTTTCTCCACTCGAGCACCTTTTCACATCTCCGCCACTACTGGAGCTCCCACCCTCACcaacaccatcaccaccactaTGATCCGCCTGAAGGACTTCGTCCTCACCCGAGTAGTGGACTTCCTGCAGGAGAATCTGCTCATCATCATTGTCGTGACCTCCCTTCTCATCGTCATGGTCTTCATCATCTGCTGTGCCTCTGCCATGAGTCACAAGCGCAAGCTGGAGGCctacaaaccccctcctcacccaAACAGGAAGTATATGGCTGATAAAACAGGCGGACGCAAGAATTCAGGCGACCTCCAGGAGAGGCCGTACGCCGTTGACCACGTCAAGAGGGTCCAGACTCAGAGCATGGCCTCCCCCAAGAACCTGCGCGTGCCATCCAAGGCTCTggtgggagagagggggagagacgtCAGGTCATCGCCCCGCCAGGAGGTCAGAAATGTCAGGGCGGCAGAGGAGGTGGAAAAGCGGAGAGAGGAGCCCAGGCACAAAGAGCAGCTGAAGtacagggaggaggagagatccAGCCCCAGCACCAGCTCCGCTCATCCAGTCTGCACCTGCCACATGAAGAAGGGCCACCATTAG
- the tmem119a gene encoding uncharacterized protein tmem119a, which produces MLWCRCGVLLVLCICPLTCLVTSPCPPGCCCPRPGFLVLCESLGLRSLPRSVPLSTSALSVARNQLCNVDHLLRPFSDLQELSLSHNLLNRFPRGLPPSLESLLLQENRITYITSGALRQLGNLTRLDLEDNRIRAIQPGALQGLNKLQVLTLKGNKLTSLPMNLPPSLTHLDLSANCISVLDLPSLSALVNLQVLKINSNCLRSVPENAFDSLPRLRSVDLTNNLWVCECDILYLYRWLLSDRVRMATDLVCTEPVHLAHRLLLNLSVMAICPRVVKPNERTHPQDINSTLERKLETVTVRPMIPSSFNNRRYLGNLSQETTVGHLSKDVHKTRVLLNHYSLETLTYEECLSLNKTQSVNLPYLKTTTSVPYEEQKCKDNTTSQSPHFDATSAEGTRSLLSTNREAPWPTPNPQPLAQQDSAAVIALLAVLCVLVALLMLAVLFVLKNVLLHHQRVAPLNVGSGG; this is translated from the coding sequence ATGCTTTGGTGCAGATGTGGTGTCCTACTGGTTCTCTGCATCTGTCCTCTAACCTGCCTCGTAACGTCTCCCTGTCCTCCCGGCTGCTGCTGCCCTCGCCCAGGATTCCTGGTTTTGTGCGAGTCCCTGGGTCTCAGGTCACTTCCTCGCTCTGTCCCTCTCAGTACCTCAGCTCTCTCTGTGGCCAGAAACCAGCTCTGTAACGTGGACCACCTGCTCCGGCCCTTCTCTGACCTGCAGGAGCTGAGCCTCAGTCATAATCTGCTGAACCGCTTCCCTCGCGGCCTGCCCCCCAGCCTGGAGTCCCTGCTGCTGCAAGAGAACCGCATCACTTATATCACTTCAGGTGCCCTGCGACAGTTGGGGAACCTTACTCGCCTGGATCTGGAGGACAACCGCATCCGTGCCATCCAGCCCGGGGCACTTCAGGGTCTTAACAAGCTGCAGGTCCTGACACTTAAAGGGAACAAGCTTACAAGCCTCCCTATGAATCTTCCTCCATCACTGACACACTTAGACCTCTCGGCAAACTGCATCTCTGTCCTGGACCTGCCCTCGCTGTCCGCCCTGGTCAACCTGCAGGTTCTGAAGATCAACAGCAACTGCCTGCGTTCAGTCCCAGAGAACGCCTTTGACAGCCTGCCACGTCTGAGATCCGTGGACCTCACCAACaacctgtgggtgtgtgagtgtgacatCTTGTATCTGTACCGCTGGCTGCTGAGTGATCGCGTGAGGATGGCCACAGATCTGGTGTGCACCGAGCCGGTCCACCTTGCTCACCGCCTGCTTTTGAACCTCTCTGTAATGGCTATCTGTCCTCGTGTCGTGAAGCCAAATGAGAGGACACACCCACAGGACATCAACTCTACACTGGAGAGGAAGCTGGAGACGGTGACAGTGAGGCCAATGATACCAAGCTCATTTAATAACAGGAGGTATTTGGGGAACTTGTCACAAGAAACAACTGTTGGACATCTTTCCAAAGATGTTCACAAGACTCGTGTGTTACTTAACCACTACTCTTTAGAGACCCTTACCTATGAGGAGTGTTTGTCCCTGAATAAAACACAGTCAGTAAACCTACCCTATTTAAAAACCACGACTTCTGTCCCTTATGAGGagcaaaaatgcaaagacaACACCACAAGTCAGTCTCCTCACTTTGATGCAACCTCAGCTGAAGGCACGCGATCTTTGCTCTCCACAAACAGAGAGGCACCCTGGCCCACTCCCAACCCACAGCCGCTTGCACAACAAGACTCTGCCGCGGTCATCGCTCTGCTCGCTGTGTTATGTGTATTAGTGGCTCTCCTAATGctggcagtgctgtttgtgcTGAAAAACGTACTCCTGCACCATCAGAGAGTGGCTCCACTTAATGTTGGATCTGGTGGATGA
- the iscua gene encoding iron-sulfur cluster assembly enzyme ISCU, with amino-acid sequence MAAVPLRNLASSLLFFSRRLFSPELSAFCSYHKKVVDHYENPRNVGALDKNAKNVGTGLVGAPACGDVMKLQIQVDENGKIVDAKFKTFGCGSAIASSSLATEWVKGKSVDEALKIKNTDIAKELCLPPVKLHCSMLAEDAIKAALSDYRIKQQEKKEERIKAAN; translated from the exons ATGGCGGCTGTACCTTTACGAAACTTGGCGTCCTcgctgttgttttttagcagAAGGTTATTCAGCCCTGAGCTCAGTGCCTTCTGCTCATATCACAAAAAG GTGGTGGACCACTATGAAAACCCAAGAAATGTGGGCGCTCTAGACAAAAACGCCAAGAATGTGGGGACAGGGTTGGTGGGTGCACCAGCCTGTGGTGATGTAATGAAACTTCAG ATCCAGGTGGATGAAAATGGCAAGATCGTCGATGCTAAGTTCAAGACATTTGGCTGCGGATCAGCTATTGCTTCCAGTTCTCTTGCCACAGAGTGGGTGAAGGGGAAGTCG GTCGATGAAGCTCTGAAGATCAAGAACACAGACATTGCCAAAGAACTCTGCCTTCCTCCAGTCAAGCTGCATTGCTCCA tgcTTGCAGAAGATGCCATAAAAGCAGCGCTGTCAGACTACAGAATAAAACaacaggagaagaaggaggaacgTATCAAGGCCGCCAattaa
- the sart3 gene encoding spliceosome associated factor 3, U4/U6 recycling protein, whose amino-acid sequence MAASSSAEQTQLQDMEEEDAGMEEREMESDNGEEEGMGVENSDDEEDDSSEDEKENEAEIQRLEEQLSINAFDYNCHVDLIKLLKQEGELFHLRKARQKMSELFPLTEEIWLDWLKDEIRLTEEEPNRERVYELFEKAVKDYICPDIWLEYAQYSIGGMGSPGGMDKVRSIFERAVTAVGLHMTKGQAVWEAYREFENAILSTVQPPPGRIPSREEQELLKTQLERIHTLFRRQLAIPLMDMEATYAEYEEWSEHGVADTVIHQYKKALQQMEKSKPYEESLIVAEPPKLAEYQSYIDFELKEGDPARIQIIFERTLAENCLVPDMWAKYTTYLDRQLKIKDLVLSSHERAVRNCPWTMGLWKSYLLALERHGAEHQTVSDVFEKALNAGFIQATDYVEIWQAYLDYLRRRVDFNKESSKELEELRAAFSRSLDYMKQDVEERFGESGDPSCIIMQIWARIEALHCKNIQKARELWDSIMTKGNAKYANMWLEYYNLERSYGDSVHCRKALHRAVQCTSDYPEHVSEVLLTFERVEGSLEDWDVAVQKTETRLNRINEQRAKAAEKEANLARQEEERADQRRRAKADKKAQKKVQKGTRAGEKRRAEQDDYHDEWNDDSEQAPKRYRGNGDQTTEYMETETGLFGRNAPPGFKPTPSDNKRAQQGVAAAAQRQNDDKPELRNDDSSVFISNLAYTLQEPEAKLRTLFETCGPIKQVRPVFSNKGTFKGYCYVQFEASVSVPEALKLDRREVEGRPMFVSPCVDKNKNPDFKVFKYNTAMEKQKIFISGLPFSCTKEQLEELCKSHGTIKDVRLVTYRSGKPKGLAYVEFANEAQASQAVLKMDGMDVEGNKISVAISNPPRRNMSDKPGSNRTTSDTVPRQVFGSRGRGRTQLSLLPRSLHRQSVPVSKVRNGTEAEQAPATAASAAAGETKPLSNSDFAKMLLSK is encoded by the exons ATGGCAGCGTCAAGCAGCGCAGAGCAAACGCAGTTGCAAGACATGGAGGAGGAAGATGCAGggatggaggagagggagatggaaTCGGACAacggggaggaggagggaatggGAGTAGAAAATTCAGACGACGAAGAGGACGATTCGTCGGAGGACGAGAAAGAAAATGAAGCGGAGATTCAGCGGCTGGAGGAGCAG CTGTCAATCAATGCTTTCGACTACAACTGCCATGTAGATCTCATCAAACTACTGAAGCAGGAGGGAGAACTTTTCCATCTGCGAAAGGCAAGGCAGAAAATGAGTGAGCTATTCCCGCTCACTGAAG AGATCTGGTTAGATTGGCTCAAGGATGAGATCCGCCTGACTGAGGAGGAACCAAACCGGGAGAGAGTCTATGAACTATTCGAGAAAGCTGTAAAAGACTACATCT GTCCAGATATCTGGCTTGAATATGCTCAGTATTCAATCGGTGGCATGGGCTCACCAGGCGGGATGGACAAGGTGAGATCCATCTTTGAGAGAGCTGTGACAGCTGTGGGGCTTCACATGACCAAGGGACAGGCCGTGTGGGAGGCGTACAGAGAGTTCGAGAACGCCATTTTATCCACAGtacag CCTCCCCCTGGCAGGATTCCCAGCCGTGAGGAGCAGGAGCTGCTGAAAACTCAGCTTGAGCGTATCCATACACTGTTTCGCCGCCAGCTGGCCATCCCCTTAATGG ACATGGAGGCCACCTATGCAGAGTATGAGGAGTGGTCTGAGCATGGCGTGGCTGACACAGTCATACATCAATACAAAAAGGCTTTGCAGCAGATGGAAAAGAGCAAACCTTATGAAGAATCGCTG ATAGTCGCAGAACCTCCTAAGCTGGCAGAGTATCAGTCCTATATCGACTTCGAACTGAAGGAGGGCGACCCGGCGCGGATCCAAATAATCTTTGAGAGGACCCTGGCAGAGAACTGCCTGGTACCAGACATGTGGGCAAAATACACCACCTATCTT GACCGTCAGCTGAAGATCAAAGACTTGGTTCTCTCCTCTCATGAACGTGCCGTCAGGAACTGCCCCTGGACCATGGGTCTGTGGAAGAGCTACCTGCTAGCTCTGGAAAGGCACGGAGCTGAGCATCAGACTGTCTCTG ATGTTTTTGAAAAGGCGCTGAATGCAGGTTTCATTCAAGCAACAGATTATGTGGAAATTTGGCAGGCGTACCTCGACTACCTGCGGAGACGTGTGGATTTCAACAAAG AATCGAGTAAAGAGTTGGAGGAGCTGCGAGCAGCTTTCTCTCGGTCTCTAGACTACATGAAACAAGATGTTGAAGAAA GATTCGGTGAAAGTGGAGACCCCTCTTGTATCATAATGCAGATCTGGGCAAGGATAGAA GCCCTCCACTGTAAGAACATCCAAAAAGCCAGAGAGCTGTGGGACAGCATCATGACAAAAGGGAACGCTAAATATGCCAACATGTGGCTGGAGTACTATAACCTTGAAAG GTCTTATGGAGACTCTGTTCACTGTCGGAAAGCTCTCCACAGAGCAGTTCAGTGCACCTCAGACTACCCTGAGCATGTGAGCGAAGTCCTGCTCACATTCGAGAGGGTGGAAG GTTCTCTGGAGGACTGGGATGTGGCAGTGCAGAAGACAGAGACCCGGCTGAACAGGATTAATGAGCAACGAGCGAAG GCAGCTGAGAAAGAAGCCAACCTGGCTcgccaggaggaggagagagctgATCAGCGGCGGAGGGCCAAGGCAGACAAGAAGGCTCAGAAGAAGGTCCAGAAGGGAACTCGAGCTGGTGAGAAAAGAAGAGCAGAGCAGGATGATTATCACGATGAGTGGAATGATGACTCAG AACAAGCTCCTAAAAGGTACAGAGGAAATGGGGACCAAACCACAGAGTACATGGAGACGGAGACTGGACTCTTTGGGAGGAACGCTCCCCCTGGCTTTAAGCCTACTCCGTCCGACAATAAAAGAGCCCAGCAGGGAGTTGCGGCTGCTGCCCAGAGGCAGAACGATGACAAGCCAGAGCTTCGCAACGATGACAGCAGCGTATTCATCAGCAACCTGGCGTACACCCTGCAGGAGCCAGAGGCCAAGCTCAGGACGCTGTTTGAGACCTGTGGTCCCATCAAACAGGTCCGCCCTGTCTTCAGCAACAAAGGGACCTTCAAAGGCTACTGCTATGTACAGTTTGAAGCTTCAGTGTCTGTCCCCGAGGCCCTGAAGCTGGACAGACGAGAGGTGGAGGGCAGGCCCATGTTTGTGTCACCTTGtgtagacaaaaacaaaaatcctgaCTTTAAG GTGTTTAAATACAACACGGCCATGGAGAAACAAAAAATTTTCATCTCTGGGCTGCCGTTTTCGTGCACTAAAGAGCAACTGGAGGAACTCTGCAAAAGTCACGGCACTATCAAAGATGTTCGTCTGGTCACGTATCGCTCAGGAAAACCCAAG ggtCTGGCGTATGTTGAGTTTGCAAATGAAGCGCAGGCCTCACAGGCAGTTCTTAAGATGGACGGCATGGACGTTGAGGGCAACAAAATCTCTGTTGCTATTAGTAACCCTCCTCGCAGAAACATGAGTGACAAACCGGGTTCAAACAGGACCACGTCAGACACAGTGCCTCGCCAGGTCTTTGGATC gagaggaagaggacgcACGCAGCTCTCATTACTCCCTCGCTCCCTGCACCGACAAAGCGTGCCCGTAAGCAAAGTCAGGAATGGGACTGAGGCTGAGCAGGCGCCAGCAACAGCAGCCAGCGCAGCAGCCGGAGAGACGAAACCTTTGTCAAATTCAGACTTTGCCAAGATGCTCCTCAGCAAGTGA